The Zootoca vivipara chromosome 4, rZooViv1.1, whole genome shotgun sequence genome has a segment encoding these proteins:
- the LOC132591975 gene encoding uncharacterized protein LOC132591975: MLYQVEKEYEEDAATTGNIIKEVTMTIVQDRRNDQRCYNAPKHNEVAFIFQNDDGEPPLERDLLIHCKASTDDINKRTTQRISVLDPNLEPMVYPLLFPYGDQSWGIDIPLQHRPQALQNLTNQTRKPRIRVTQMQYYGYRLSIRDNFNPFLNAGRLTQQYIVDAYVKTESNRLNYVRQNQQKLRVEKYSGLMDHLINESNQKGLIPGKTYILPSSFAGSPRNMLQNYQDAMAIVRKYGKPDLFITMTCNPKWQEIVENLQHGQTTDARPDLVARVFHLKLKALIEDLCKKHIFGVPKAMVYVIEFQKRGLPHAHILLILKDDCKPKTEELIDKIVTAEIPNITNTPRLHAIVTKHMIHGPCGPLNPNSPCMSNDKCTKEFPKPFQEKTSANTNGYPKYRRRNTNQTSIVNGRTIDNHWVVPYNPHLALKYNCHINVEVCASIKSVKYLFKYVYKGHDCANVVIQEQGTLNHDEIKTFMDSRYVSAPEAAWRLNGFEMHYQSHTIHRLAVHLPDEQSVFFNPNDINTAAQRASTRNTQLTAWFKLNQEQEQARKILYSDIPIHYVFDSESNTWKLRQRGADKIIGRMYSVNLSSDAERYCMRLLLLHVPGAISFEDLRTVNGNIYPSFQDAAKERGLINDDQVWENTLEDAIQYSMPKQLRELFAYICVFASLQNMNDLFVKYEQYLTEDIVQKHIHHNDECTICRYIALQEICNILLLHGKKCEDFGLPPILPNSNLLTDNYNQVFEKQKAEEMTITLNKEQKNSFTNNIASN; the protein is encoded by the coding sequence ATGTTGTACCAAGTTGAAAAAGAATATGAGGAGGATGCTGCAACAACTGGAAACATTATTAAGGAAGTGACCATGACAATAGTGCAAGATCGAAGAAATGACCAAAGATGCTATAATGCACCAAAACATAATGAGGTtgcattcatttttcaaaatgatgATGGCGAACCACCACTAGAAAGAGATCTTCTAATACACTGCAAAGCAAGTACAGatgatataaataaaagaacaacacAAAGGATTAGTGTCCTTGACCCCAATCTGGAACCCATGGTTTATCCATTACTCTTCCCTTATGGTGATCAAAGCTGGGGAATTGATATACCTTTGCAACACAGACCTCAAGCGTTACAAAATTTAACAAATCAAACACGAAAACCTAGAATTCGAGTTACACAAATGCAATACTATGGGTATCGTCTTTCCATCAGAGACAACTTTAACCCCTTCTTAAATGCTGGCCGCCTTACACAACAGTATATAGTTGATGCATATGTAAAAACTGAATCCAACAGACTCAACTATGTACGACAAAATCAGCAAAAATTGAGAGTTGAAAAATACTCAGGATTGATGGACCACTTAATTAATGAATCCAACCAGAAAGGCCTGATTCCTGGAAAAACATATATATTACCATCCTCATTTGCAGGTAGCCCAAGAAACATGCTCCAAAATTATCAAGATGCAATGGCAATTGTtaggaaatatggcaaacctgatCTTTTTATCACAATGACGTGCAACCCCAAATGGCAAGAGATTGTTGAAAACCTACAACATGGCCAAACTACTGATGCTCGACCTGATTTAGTTGCAAGAGTATTTCATCTAAAACTGAAAGCTTTAATTGAAGATCTctgtaaaaaacatatttttggagTACCAAAAGCAATGGTCTACGTAATAGAATTTCAGAAGAGGGGTTTACCTCATGCTCACATACTACTTATTCTTAAAGATGACTGCAAACCCAAAACCGAAGAACTGATAGACAAAATAGTAACTGCTGAAATTCCAAATATAACCAACACTCCACGCTTACATGCAATTGTTACAAAACATATGATCCATGGACCATGCGGACCACTCAACCCTAATTCACCATGTATGTCAAATGACAAATGCACTAAGGAATTTCCAAAACCATTCCAGgaaaaaacatcagcaaatacaaATGGTTATCCAAAATATAGAAGACGAAACACAAACCAAACTTCAATTGTTAATGGCAGGACAATAGATAACCATTGGGTTGTACCATATAATCCACATCTTGCCCTAAAGTACAATTGCCACATTAATGTTGAAGTATGCGCATCCATAAAAAGTGTCAAAtacctttttaaatatgtgtacAAAGGTCATGATTGTGCAAATGTTGTGATTCAAGAACAAGGCACTTTAAATCATGATGAAATTAAGACCTTCATGGATTCCAGATATGTCAGCGCTCCAGAAGCAGCATGGCGTTTAAATGGGTTTGAAATGCATTACCAATCACATACCATCCATAGGTTAGCAGTGCATCTGCCTGATGAACAATCTGTATTTTTCAATCCGAATGACATCAATACAGCAGCCCAGAGAGCTTCAACAAGAAATACTCAATTGACGGCTTGGTTTAAATTAAATCAAGAGCAAGAGCAAGCAAGGAAAATTTTATATTCAGACATTCCAATACACTATGTATTTGACTCTGAATCCAATACATGGAAATTACGACAGCGGGGTGCAGACAAAATCATTGGACGAATGTATTCTGTCAATTTATCATCAGATGCAGAACGCTACTGCATGCGTCTCCTATTGCTACATGTTCCCGGTGCAATATCATTTGAAGATCTGAGAACTGTCAATGGAAATATCTATCCCAGTTTCCAAGATGCTGCAAAAGAAAGAGGCCTCATCAATGATGATCAAGTGTGGGAGAACACTTTAGAAGATGCTATCCAATACAGCATGCCAAAACAACTAAGAGAGTTATTTGCGTACATTTGTGTATTTGCCTCCCTACAGAACATGAATGatctttttgtaaaatatgaacAGTACCTCACCGAAGATATCGTTCAAAAACATATCCATCACAACGATGAATGCACAATATGCCGTTATATCGCGTTACAGGAAATATGTAACATTCTACTACTCCATGGGAAAAAATGTGAAGATTTTGGGTTACCACCTATACTACCAAATTCAAACTTACTTACTGATAACTACAACCAAGTTTtcgaaaaacaaaaagcagaagaaatgacAATTAcattaaacaaagaacaaaaaaacagcTTTACAAACAATATTGCAAGCAACTGA